A single window of Desulfovibrio sp. DNA harbors:
- a CDS encoding flavodoxin family protein — protein sequence MSRPLALLCSPHPDGVSDSVARLVAEGAAEAGADWQILALRDYAFEGCVDCGGCSRPPHRCTLAGRDYGGMKDRADEIFSLIEAAPLLFISAPIYFYSLPAHFKALIDRSQRFWAAQNHASATKPLLPRPPIKPTLVSLVAGRPRGNLLFSGSLLTLRYFLSPLNATISETRLLRGLEKVKDLEERPAVRAALHAWGHDWGCRLMAGKIPGYNPAAISGPDCAKDSPPSAS from the coding sequence ATGAGCAGACCACTAGCCCTTCTTTGCAGTCCGCACCCTGATGGCGTGTCGGACAGTGTGGCCCGACTTGTGGCCGAGGGGGCAGCCGAGGCCGGAGCCGACTGGCAGATTTTGGCCTTGCGGGACTATGCGTTTGAGGGTTGTGTCGATTGTGGCGGCTGTAGCAGGCCGCCGCACAGGTGTACGCTGGCGGGCCGGGACTACGGCGGCATGAAGGACAGGGCTGATGAAATATTTTCGCTTATTGAAGCCGCACCCCTGCTCTTCATATCCGCGCCCATCTACTTCTACTCCCTGCCCGCGCATTTCAAGGCGCTCATTGACCGCTCCCAGCGTTTCTGGGCCGCCCAAAACCACGCATCGGCAACCAAGCCCCTGCTTCCCCGTCCGCCAATCAAACCCACACTGGTGAGCCTGGTGGCCGGAAGGCCGCGCGGCAATCTGCTGTTCTCCGGCTCCCTGCTGACCCTGCGCTACTTTCTTTCCCCGCTGAACGCGACCATCAGCGAAACACGGCTGTTGCGCGGGCTTGAAAAGGTGAAAGACCTGGAAGAACGCCCCGCTGTCCGCGCCGCGCTGCATGCCTGGGGACACGATTGGGGCTGCAGGCTCATGGCGGGCAAGATACCGGGGTATAACCCGGCCGCCATCTCCGGCCCGGATTGCGCCAAGGACAGCCCGCCCTCCGCGAGCTGA
- a CDS encoding MBL fold metallo-hydrolase — protein sequence MAVAAFPIGPLQTNSYLIHKTSKAVAIDVGGDPAPMLEYLDTHHLKLDAICITHRHFDHMYGVAALEEATGALVYIPQDDDSLAGTDSGKGGVWGFPPVPEFTAVPMPMGNTIFGDMVCQVLKTPGHTPGGVSLYFPDEHAVFSGDALFYRSIGRTDFPGGDHDTLLRSLKDVLFKLPAETIVYPGHGPTTNIGDEIANNPFCGEFRP from the coding sequence ATGGCAGTTGCTGCTTTTCCCATAGGCCCATTACAGACCAACAGCTATCTTATCCACAAGACTTCCAAGGCCGTGGCCATTGACGTAGGCGGCGACCCCGCCCCCATGCTGGAATACCTGGACACGCACCACCTGAAGCTTGACGCCATCTGCATAACCCACCGCCATTTCGACCATATGTACGGTGTGGCCGCTCTGGAAGAAGCCACCGGCGCGCTGGTATACATTCCGCAGGACGATGACAGCCTTGCGGGCACGGACTCCGGCAAGGGCGGCGTCTGGGGCTTTCCGCCGGTTCCGGAATTTACGGCCGTACCCATGCCCATGGGCAATACAATCTTTGGTGACATGGTCTGCCAAGTGCTTAAAACACCAGGGCATACCCCTGGCGGCGTCTCCCTTTACTTCCCCGACGAGCACGCTGTTTTTTCCGGCGATGCCCTGTTCTACCGCTCCATCGGGCGCACGGATTTTCCCGGCGGCGACCACGACACCCTCTTGCGCTCGCTCAAGGATGTACTCTTCAAACTGCCCGCTGAAACCATTGTATATCCGGGACACGGCCCCACAACCAATATTGGCGACGAAATCGCCAATAATCCCTTTTGTGGCGAGTTCAGGCCATGA
- a CDS encoding Tim44 domain-containing protein, translating to MKLSAFLTIVLFLCCSIMLAVPDATEAARLGGGSSFGSKPFMSTPAPRPTMRQDAPQAPRSSMNQPQAAPQAPRPGMFGGMGGLFGGLLAGTLLGSLLGGHGFAGGGFMDIIIIGLLVFFGLKLFARFRGQQAPAGADARSGQGGSYDDRMQGMQRESTGSNGWDVLRGDGSGPSAQAAAGPNIPMPDGFDAEEFLRGAKMAYTRLQNAWDKRDMDDIAQFTSSAVQHAVREQMEADPKPSNTEILLVNAQLLGVENEGSEQYAQVFFDVLMRESPDQQAPSTVREVWHFMRPVQGGSWKLDGIQQVE from the coding sequence ATGAAATTAAGTGCCTTTCTGACCATTGTTCTCTTTCTTTGCTGTTCCATCATGCTTGCCGTGCCCGACGCTACTGAAGCCGCCCGCCTTGGTGGCGGCAGTTCCTTTGGCAGCAAGCCCTTTATGAGCACCCCCGCGCCGCGACCCACCATGCGCCAGGACGCCCCGCAAGCCCCACGGTCGTCCATGAACCAGCCCCAGGCTGCGCCGCAGGCTCCCCGGCCCGGCATGTTCGGCGGTATGGGCGGCCTTTTCGGCGGTCTTCTGGCCGGCACGCTGCTTGGCTCGCTGCTGGGCGGTCACGGTTTTGCCGGCGGCGGCTTTATGGATATCATCATCATTGGCCTTCTGGTCTTTTTTGGGCTCAAGCTTTTTGCCCGGTTTCGCGGTCAGCAGGCTCCTGCGGGCGCAGACGCTCGGAGCGGGCAAGGCGGCTCGTATGACGACCGCATGCAGGGCATGCAGCGCGAATCCACAGGCAGCAACGGATGGGATGTGCTGCGCGGCGACGGCTCCGGCCCGTCCGCGCAGGCAGCCGCTGGCCCCAATATTCCCATGCCCGACGGATTTGATGCTGAAGAATTTCTGCGCGGAGCCAAGATGGCGTACACCCGGCTGCAAAACGCCTGGGACAAGCGCGACATGGACGACATCGCCCAGTTCACCAGTTCTGCCGTGCAGCACGCCGTGCGCGAGCAGATGGAAGCCGACCCCAAGCCGAGCAACACCGAAATTCTTCTGGTCAATGCCCAGCTGCTTGGTGTGGAAAATGAAGGCAGCGAGCAGTACGCCCAGGTCTTCTTTGATGTGCTGATGCGCGAAAGCCCTGACCAGCAGGCTCCGTCCACCGTGCGCGAAGTATGGCATTTCATGCGCCCTGTGCAGGGCGGCAGCTGGAAACTGGACGGCATCCAGCAGGTAGAGTAA
- a CDS encoding PaaI family thioesterase, with translation MKNYVEKHDKLLRHLQMTIETATPDYARVTMPLTENHKNGMGCAHGGAIFSLADVAFGAAANAGKDMGVVSLSTTIEFLRPGKCGPLAAESYVVRKGQRIQSYTVKVFDGTGDLIAQCMASGYQTDILLPE, from the coding sequence ATGAAAAATTATGTCGAAAAACACGACAAACTGCTACGGCATCTGCAAATGACCATTGAAACCGCCACTCCGGATTACGCCAGAGTGACCATGCCCCTTACCGAAAACCACAAGAACGGCATGGGCTGCGCTCACGGTGGAGCCATTTTTTCGCTGGCCGACGTGGCTTTTGGGGCTGCGGCCAATGCGGGCAAGGATATGGGGGTGGTGAGCCTTTCAACCACCATCGAATTTCTGCGTCCCGGCAAATGTGGCCCCCTGGCTGCCGAATCCTATGTGGTACGCAAGGGCCAGCGCATTCAAAGCTATACCGTAAAGGTTTTCGACGGCACCGGAGATCTTATCGCCCAGTGCATGGCTTCCGGGTATCAGACAGACATCTTGCTGCCAGAATAA
- a CDS encoding DksA/TraR family C4-type zinc finger protein — protein sequence MASGWAGDGAVQDQIQDSINDEVARARRNLPSGESLSHCEECGEPIPQARREALPGVRLCVACQQEADREQQAVSLYNRRGSKDSQLR from the coding sequence ATGGCAAGCGGTTGGGCCGGAGACGGCGCAGTGCAGGATCAGATCCAGGATTCCATCAATGACGAAGTTGCCCGCGCGCGGCGCAATCTTCCCAGCGGTGAAAGCCTGAGCCATTGCGAGGAGTGCGGGGAGCCCATCCCGCAGGCCCGACGTGAAGCCCTGCCGGGCGTGCGCCTGTGCGTCGCCTGCCAGCAGGAGGCGGACAGGGAACAACAGGCAGTTTCTCTTTATAATCGGCGCGGCAGCAAGGACAGCCAGTTGCGGTAG
- a CDS encoding DUF4198 domain-containing protein codes for MPRLSFSSSLPHAVGAILSTALWAFVCCAFTAVSANAQVTLLVPSQPSIEAPAKTDKADASGKRDDKKQESKQPAPKPEKSADTGKTAASARKPEAAAAPTAKAAPAAEQGAAKTPATQGTPQQGTPQQGTQPAAEAPASPPPPELPVIDEQVDVLITMMRPFQYQSLVMDMPQLFAALRYDNASPVKDGLIQPARRDLLGDVEEIGYLDQKAWGANVALTTPGLYQFIIEGRPWWDAARGQFLQHYVKTMLPVHGVERGWEQPVGQVFEIQALTRPFGLTAPAIFSGVALLHGKALPNAPVRMMRINTEKRPVPTPWHEEMEARTDKAGQFSFILNQPGWWCCMATTPGDPLKGPDGQPKPLNLGALFWLYVDGAADARKR; via the coding sequence ATGCCGCGCCTTTCTTTTTCATCCAGCCTGCCGCACGCGGTGGGCGCCATTTTGTCCACTGCTCTGTGGGCCTTTGTGTGCTGTGCCTTTACAGCGGTTTCAGCCAACGCCCAGGTGACCTTGCTGGTGCCGAGCCAGCCCAGCATCGAGGCTCCGGCCAAAACCGACAAGGCAGACGCTTCCGGCAAGCGCGATGACAAAAAGCAGGAAAGCAAACAGCCTGCGCCCAAACCGGAAAAAAGCGCGGACACCGGCAAGACCGCTGCCAGCGCCCGCAAACCGGAAGCCGCCGCTGCACCCACGGCCAAAGCCGCACCCGCCGCCGAGCAGGGGGCCGCAAAAACGCCCGCAACGCAGGGAACGCCACAGCAGGGCACGCCACAGCAGGGAACGCAGCCAGCTGCGGAGGCCCCCGCATCGCCGCCGCCCCCGGAGCTTCCCGTCATCGACGAACAGGTTGATGTGCTCATCACCATGATGCGCCCCTTCCAGTACCAGAGCCTTGTCATGGATATGCCGCAACTGTTCGCCGCACTGCGCTATGACAACGCCAGCCCGGTCAAGGACGGTCTCATTCAGCCAGCACGCCGCGACCTTCTGGGCGATGTGGAAGAAATCGGCTACCTTGATCAGAAAGCCTGGGGAGCCAACGTAGCGCTGACCACTCCTGGCCTTTACCAGTTCATCATTGAAGGCCGCCCCTGGTGGGACGCCGCCCGTGGACAGTTTTTGCAGCACTACGTAAAGACCATGCTGCCCGTACACGGCGTGGAACGCGGGTGGGAGCAACCCGTGGGCCAGGTGTTTGAAATCCAGGCACTTACCCGTCCCTTTGGGCTTACCGCACCCGCCATCTTCTCTGGCGTCGCCCTGCTGCACGGCAAGGCCCTGCCCAACGCTCCCGTGCGCATGATGCGCATCAATACGGAAAAACGCCCCGTCCCCACGCCCTGGCATGAAGAGATGGAAGCGCGCACCGACAAGGCTGGCCAGTTCTCCTTCATACTCAACCAGCCCGGCTGGTGGTGCTGTATGGCAACAACGCCTGGCGATCCCCTCAAGGGGCCGGACGGCCAGCCCAAACCCCTGAATCTGGGCGCGCTTTTCTGGCTGTATGTGGATGGCGCTGCCGATGCCCGCAAGCGCTGA
- a CDS encoding bifunctional folylpolyglutamate synthase/dihydrofolate synthase, which translates to MRQHFSDFTHIEQHLDSLGLFHMDMGLDRMWHALSALGLVRPPFVTVQVLGTNGKGSTASFLASLCAAHGLRAGLYTSPHFVSPTERIRIDGRPWPQELWTSQANKVMDAAPALTYFEFLTVLALLAFAEERVDVAILEAGLGGSHDATTAVSADVLCFAPIAMDHKDVLGDSLAAIAKDKAGAIRSAAPVCSTFQFPQAARAIEAAAREHKAPLIWAGAADASLELGLPGPHQKNNAGLALAAWQLLAPMLGKDPQDAQARKCGLARAFIPGRLQYVPATSAMPPLLLDGAHNPHGMAALMAALQQANIQPAAIVFSCLGDKDWQTAAAMLKKQAGDAPIFVPPLDNPRAASAQDVARFFNATPPSTAQAMPDAQGSAASTPPDASPLAQALAHAAAVARACPGRPVLITGSLYLLAEFFSLHPAYLSHQDAIHQDETSPDVIRQDETSPDVIRQNAIRQDATQGKTAHE; encoded by the coding sequence ATGAGACAGCACTTCAGTGATTTCACCCATATTGAACAGCATCTGGACAGTCTGGGACTTTTTCACATGGACATGGGCCTTGACCGCATGTGGCACGCCCTGTCGGCCCTGGGTCTTGTCCGGCCTCCCTTTGTGACGGTGCAGGTGCTCGGCACCAACGGCAAGGGGTCCACCGCCTCCTTTCTTGCTTCCCTGTGCGCTGCCCACGGCCTGCGCGCGGGGCTGTACACCTCCCCGCACTTTGTCAGCCCAACGGAGCGCATCCGCATCGACGGCAGGCCCTGGCCGCAGGAATTGTGGACCAGCCAGGCCAACAAGGTCATGGATGCCGCCCCGGCACTGACGTACTTCGAGTTTCTTACCGTGCTCGCCTTGCTGGCTTTTGCGGAAGAGCGGGTTGATGTGGCCATTCTTGAGGCAGGGCTTGGCGGCAGCCACGACGCCACCACCGCCGTCAGCGCCGATGTGCTCTGCTTTGCCCCCATAGCTATGGACCACAAGGACGTGCTTGGCGACAGTCTTGCGGCCATCGCCAAGGACAAGGCCGGGGCCATCCGTTCGGCGGCTCCCGTGTGCTCCACCTTTCAGTTTCCACAAGCTGCGCGGGCCATTGAAGCCGCCGCGCGCGAGCACAAGGCACCGTTGATATGGGCTGGCGCGGCCGACGCATCCCTGGAACTGGGGCTTCCCGGGCCGCATCAGAAAAACAACGCTGGCCTTGCGCTGGCCGCGTGGCAACTGCTGGCCCCCATGCTCGGCAAAGACCCGCAAGACGCGCAGGCGCGAAAATGCGGCCTTGCCCGGGCATTTATTCCCGGCCGCCTGCAGTACGTGCCCGCCACGAGCGCCATGCCGCCTCTTTTACTGGACGGCGCGCACAACCCCCACGGCATGGCCGCCCTCATGGCGGCCTTGCAGCAGGCAAACATACAGCCCGCCGCCATCGTGTTTTCCTGCCTGGGGGACAAGGACTGGCAGACAGCGGCCGCCATGCTGAAAAAACAGGCAGGCGACGCCCCGATCTTCGTGCCCCCGCTGGACAATCCCAGAGCGGCCAGCGCGCAGGACGTGGCACGCTTTTTCAACGCCACGCCCCCGTCCACGGCCCAGGCCATGCCTGACGCGCAGGGCAGCGCGGCCAGCACGCCCCCCGACGCTTCGCCGCTGGCGCAGGCTCTGGCCCATGCCGCAGCCGTGGCGCGGGCCTGCCCGGGCCGCCCGGTGCTGATCACAGGTTCGCTCTATCTGCTGGCAGAATTTTTCAGCCTTCACCCCGCATACCTTTCGCACCAGGACGCGATTCACCAGGACGAAACCAGCCCGGACGTAATCCGCCAGGACGAAACCAGCCCGGACGTAATCCGCCAGAACGCAATCCGCCAGGACGCAACTCAAGGGAAAACAGCCCATGAATAA
- a CDS encoding diguanylate cyclase domain-containing protein codes for MTRNTKRKIAGASHKGKGHDMPDSRPDAAVQADAPILAPQSPDGTGWMDWTGGTENFWGASAHGDSALTREWSELRAIQQLAREDLMEMEGQLCRQLSAFLSFSGHALYFPRESTPEEPRLLTRERRLLLPLHWGGHQLGMVMLHGVRVREVRPLLQVLPALASLCLENLARAKAVRTDAVTGLVTEESLFARMEGEAERVRAHLEEPSAPEGLAAPMYRMCMGIVLLRLSNGPDMIRRYGYAFGENVMCQLAAACRGVLPSDVLAARVGTHEMALLLSASGRGACHKLACAVLARMQALRPVPPLTKQGVAPRLCAGHALYPQDMQGAEMRLGMYEQARLLMARARLAADVAGQTAAGAAGNRFCEGRVMPFARILQEGGLVLEALPVGRLRISLGRQAKAREGMRFAVWSAEPGQKARHKGEIVLLRVGDRDSIAEILHLVDTTFLPAPGDSLALLGQSPVLSPDLDGHDPVLHFSDVQGMPSVPAGQQHAAVAPPAETAGHARQQGETGSAAPEGSPGHAASSAQTGSSALAASPAPAASPVLATGKAAFPAAFPAATSESATTGHAQAEAESASRMAAAVTGVNVADSADTVAAAAAADAGQAALCGHGDFLNRFAQESERRGRFVLAILRMEGASSSTAATALHLWEKLLRGAAPHDAGAAPFAGLYGSNSLIFFHPGSEPQNVVPLYESLCSALKDAGVDAAAGLAAFPFLQYRKAEMPDCALRALEYALLLPHPRVGQCNSLALNISADRRYSLGDVFGALEEYKLALLADETNVMAWNSLGVCMAALGRRHEARRHFLEALRHKPDESTATQINYNLGNVCQSLGERRAAARYYRQCVKTAPDHLFAHIRLGQLCEQSGRRAEARRYYELAATIEDAAPGRPGVARRHLARVAARQRKGGEARELLHEALLRNPQDAASMLLLANIYLDGNEDPAMAELLARKSAGLHDRPEAWQTLARALRALDREDEARLAEARAVLG; via the coding sequence ATGACCCGGAACACAAAGCGAAAAATCGCCGGAGCAAGCCACAAGGGCAAGGGCCATGACATGCCGGATTCCCGGCCCGATGCCGCCGTTCAGGCGGATGCGCCCATCTTGGCTCCCCAATCCCCGGACGGGACAGGCTGGATGGACTGGACGGGCGGGACAGAGAATTTTTGGGGCGCGTCAGCCCATGGCGACAGCGCCCTTACGCGGGAATGGTCTGAACTGCGGGCCATACAACAGCTTGCCCGTGAAGACCTCATGGAAATGGAAGGTCAGCTGTGCCGCCAGTTGTCGGCGTTCCTGAGTTTCAGCGGTCACGCGCTCTATTTTCCCAGAGAGAGCACCCCGGAAGAACCACGGTTGTTGACGCGCGAGCGCAGGCTGCTTTTGCCTCTGCACTGGGGCGGGCATCAGCTTGGCATGGTCATGCTGCACGGCGTGCGCGTCCGTGAGGTGCGGCCTCTTTTACAGGTGCTGCCTGCCCTTGCCTCCCTGTGTCTGGAAAATCTGGCTCGCGCCAAGGCTGTGCGTACCGACGCCGTTACTGGCCTTGTCACCGAGGAAAGCCTTTTTGCCCGTATGGAGGGCGAGGCTGAGAGGGTGCGCGCCCATCTTGAAGAACCTTCCGCGCCGGAAGGCCTTGCAGCGCCCATGTACCGCATGTGTATGGGCATTGTGCTGCTGCGCCTCAGCAACGGGCCTGATATGATCCGGCGGTATGGCTATGCCTTTGGCGAGAATGTCATGTGCCAGCTTGCCGCCGCCTGCCGTGGTGTTCTGCCTTCAGACGTGCTTGCCGCGCGGGTGGGAACGCACGAAATGGCGCTTTTGCTTTCCGCCAGCGGGCGTGGCGCATGCCATAAGCTGGCCTGCGCCGTGCTGGCCCGCATGCAGGCGCTGCGTCCCGTGCCGCCCCTGACAAAACAGGGTGTGGCTCCACGCCTGTGCGCCGGGCACGCCCTGTATCCGCAAGACATGCAGGGAGCAGAAATGAGGCTTGGCATGTATGAGCAGGCCCGGCTGCTCATGGCCAGAGCCCGGCTGGCTGCGGATGTTGCGGGTCAGACCGCTGCGGGGGCGGCAGGCAACCGTTTCTGCGAGGGGCGCGTCATGCCTTTTGCCCGCATTCTGCAAGAGGGCGGGCTTGTGCTGGAAGCATTGCCGGTGGGCCGTCTGCGCATCAGCCTTGGGCGACAGGCCAAGGCCCGTGAAGGCATGCGCTTTGCGGTGTGGAGCGCCGAACCCGGTCAGAAGGCGCGCCACAAGGGCGAAATCGTGCTGCTGCGTGTGGGCGACAGGGATTCCATTGCCGAAATTCTGCATCTGGTAGACACCACCTTTCTGCCCGCGCCCGGCGACAGTCTGGCGCTTCTTGGGCAAAGCCCTGTGCTCAGCCCGGATCTCGACGGACACGATCCCGTGCTGCATTTTTCCGACGTACAGGGCATGCCTTCCGTGCCTGCCGGGCAACAGCATGCCGCAGTCGCTCCGCCTGCCGAAACAGCCGGGCACGCGCGGCAACAGGGGGAAACGGGTTCCGCCGCTCCTGAGGGCAGTCCCGGGCATGCGGCCAGTTCAGCACAGACGGGCAGTTCAGCGCTGGCGGCCAGTCCCGCCCCGGCGGCCAGTCCAGTGCTGGCCACTGGCAAGGCCGCATTCCCTGCTGCATTCCCTGCGGCAACTTCAGAAAGCGCCACAACAGGGCATGCCCAGGCTGAGGCCGAGTCCGCCAGCCGTATGGCAGCTGCCGTGACTGGCGTGAATGTCGCAGACTCCGCAGATACCGTCGCTGCCGCCGCTGCCGCAGATGCCGGACAGGCGGCGCTGTGCGGTCACGGTGATTTTCTCAATCGCTTTGCGCAGGAAAGCGAGCGCCGCGGCCGTTTTGTGCTCGCCATCCTCCGCATGGAGGGCGCATCAAGCTCCACGGCGGCAACAGCCCTGCATTTGTGGGAAAAGTTGCTGCGTGGGGCCGCCCCGCACGATGCAGGAGCCGCCCCCTTTGCCGGGCTTTATGGCAGCAACAGCCTGATTTTTTTCCACCCCGGTTCAGAGCCGCAGAACGTCGTGCCCCTGTATGAATCCCTGTGCTCGGCCCTGAAAGACGCGGGCGTCGATGCCGCTGCGGGTCTGGCCGCCTTTCCCTTCTTGCAGTACCGCAAGGCCGAGATGCCCGACTGCGCTCTCAGGGCGCTGGAATATGCCCTTCTTCTGCCGCACCCAAGAGTGGGGCAGTGCAACTCGCTGGCCCTGAACATCAGCGCTGACCGGCGTTACAGCCTTGGCGACGTGTTCGGCGCGCTTGAGGAATACAAGCTGGCCCTGCTGGCGGACGAAACCAACGTCATGGCCTGGAACTCCCTTGGCGTGTGCATGGCGGCCCTGGGGCGCAGGCATGAGGCGCGCAGGCATTTTCTTGAGGCCCTGCGTCACAAGCCGGACGAAAGCACAGCCACGCAGATCAACTACAATCTCGGCAACGTCTGCCAAAGCCTGGGTGAGCGCCGCGCCGCCGCACGCTATTACCGCCAGTGCGTCAAGACTGCGCCCGACCATCTGTTCGCCCATATACGCCTCGGGCAGTTGTGCGAGCAAAGCGGCAGAAGGGCCGAAGCCCGCCGCTATTACGAACTGGCCGCCACCATTGAAGACGCCGCCCCCGGACGTCCAGGCGTGGCCAGGCGGCATCTGGCCCGTGTGGCTGCCCGGCAGCGCAAGGGCGGCGAAGCCCGCGAACTGCTGCACGAGGCCTTGCTGCGCAATCCGCAGGACGCGGCCTCCATGCTGCTGCTGGCCAATATCTATCTTGACGGCAACGAAGACCCGGCCATGGCGGAACTGCTGGCCCGCAAGAGCGCGGGCCTGCACGACAGGCCCGAGGCATGGCAGACCCTGGCCCGTGCCCTGCGAGCCCTTGACCGTGAAGACGAGGCCCGGCTGGCTGAAGCCAGGGCCGTGCTGGGCTGA
- a CDS encoding ComF family protein, giving the protein MNVQLAHKLSTAARFLGLAQARCFHCLRPFSPDGEIFSASTAWPPAGFFDPDASLCPSCRDLLVPYRGPRCPLCGLPAPMPSGLPAPRPVGGCGTSQEAYQGSLCGRCLADPPPWTRAAFYGLYRQSLRHALLRLKFDGHLYLAPLLGAFLLEAAHCLPGPDALLAVPQYPDHLRHRGYNQAHELAKALHAQTGLALVPDLLSRTRPGPAQVGLSARSRPENVRHSFAASPEVKGLRLWLVDDVMTTGSTLRAAGLALLKAGASRVDVLVVARTPKEDMDVTDNSAP; this is encoded by the coding sequence ATGAACGTGCAGCTCGCCCACAAACTCTCCACAGCCGCCCGTTTTCTGGGACTTGCCCAGGCACGGTGCTTTCACTGCCTGCGCCCTTTCAGCCCTGACGGCGAAATTTTTTCCGCCAGCACCGCCTGGCCGCCTGCGGGTTTCTTTGACCCTGACGCTTCCCTGTGCCCCTCTTGCCGCGACCTGCTTGTGCCCTACAGGGGGCCGCGCTGCCCTTTGTGCGGCCTGCCCGCCCCAATGCCCAGCGGCCTGCCCGCCCCCAGGCCAGTTGGCGGCTGCGGAACTTCACAGGAAGCATACCAGGGCAGTCTGTGCGGGCGTTGCCTCGCAGACCCGCCGCCCTGGACGCGAGCCGCATTTTACGGCCTGTACCGCCAATCCCTGCGGCATGCGCTTTTGCGGCTCAAGTTTGACGGGCACCTCTATCTGGCCCCGCTGCTTGGCGCTTTTCTTCTGGAAGCCGCACACTGTCTGCCCGGCCCCGACGCCCTGCTGGCTGTGCCGCAGTACCCGGATCATCTGCGGCACAGGGGCTACAATCAGGCGCATGAGCTTGCAAAGGCCCTGCACGCGCAGACCGGCCTTGCACTTGTTCCCGACCTGCTCAGCCGCACCCGCCCTGGCCCTGCCCAGGTTGGCCTCAGCGCCCGCTCGCGGCCGGAAAACGTGCGCCACAGCTTTGCGGCCTCCCCTGAGGTAAAAGGCTTGCGCCTGTGGCTGGTGGACGACGTCATGACCACGGGCAGCACCCTTCGCGCAGCGGGTCTGGCGCTGCTCAAGGCGGGAGCCAGCAGGGTGGATGTACTGGTGGTGGCCCGCACGCCCAAAGAAGATATGGACGTCACTGACAACAGCGCGCCTTAG